One genomic segment of Vulpes vulpes isolate BD-2025 chromosome 2, VulVul3, whole genome shotgun sequence includes these proteins:
- the UBXN10 gene encoding UBX domain-containing protein 10, with amino-acid sequence MATEAPVNIAAPERSPVGSPAADGFAWQPDSAKMHVPRPKSAKGRPRPRPHKPQGPQGAQLCSLRAPATLPPAVPCESPSSQRPGACAPRSPNQGAPDEIPELLQQVPMGASSSLNKYRVLPSINRKTLEEGSVDAVATKAGSLQLSSIQALYREETGTMKASEEDSRVRVCSPERTVMVRTRRQMSSRARDLEEPSDGEATLLLAIRSPSGRRFVHHFRPTDALQTVVAVAERNNQATYHPCSIETMEVPRRRFSDLSRSLQECKIPHKSVLGISQEEEDGEP; translated from the coding sequence ATGGCCACAGAAGCCCCTGTGAACATAGCAGCCCCCGAACGCAGCCCCGTTGGCAGCCCAGCCGCTGACGGCTTCGCCTGGCAGCCCGACTCGGCAAAGATGCACGTCCCGAGGCCCAAGTCCGCCAAGGGCCGGCCGCGGCCGCGTCCACACAAACCGCAGGGTCCGCAGGGTGCCCAGCTGTGCTCTCTGCGCGCGCCGGCCACCCTGCCCCCGGCCGTCCCCTGCGAGTCGCCAAGCAGCCAGAGACCCGGAGCCTGCGCACCCAGGTCTCCAAACCAGGGAGCGCCCGATGAGATCCCCGAGCTGCTGCAGCAGGTGCCCATGGGCGCTTCCTCTTCCCTCAATAAATACCGAGTCCTCCCTTCCATCAACAGGAAGACCCTGGAGGAGGGCTCTGTGGACGCAGTGGCCACAAAGGCCGGCTCACTGCAGCTGAGCAGCATCCAGGCTCTCTACCGGGAGGAGACGGGCACCATGAAGGCAAGCGAAGAAGATTCCAGAGTTCGAGTTTGTTCCCCAGAGAGGACAGTCATGGTCCGAACCAGGAGACAGATGTCATCCAGGGCCCGAGACCTGGAGGAGCCATCAGACGGAGAGGCGACGCTGCTGCTGGCCATCAGATCGCCGTCGGGCCGAAGGTTCGTTCACCATTTCCGGCCCACTGACGCCTTACAGACCGTGGTTGCTGTGGCCGAGCGCAACAACCAGGCCACCTACCACCCCTGCAGCATCGAGACCATGGAGGTGCCCAGGAGACGtttctctgacctcagcagaTCTCTGCAGGAGTGCAAAATCCCCCACAAGTCGGTGCTGGGCATCTCACAGGAAGAAGAGGACGGGGAGCCCTGA
- the PLA2G2C gene encoding putative inactive group IIC secretory phospholipase A2 has product MKAFGVLVVFASCLMAPAHSSFWQFQRMVKHVTGRSAFFSYYGYGCYCGLGGKGTPMDDTDRCCLAHDCCYGKLKQLGCQPVLNGYQFHIANGTVACKCALGPSVSCLCGLRACECDKQSAYCFRASLPTYEKNFKQLFSSRPRCGRRKLQC; this is encoded by the exons ATGAAGGCCTTTGGGGTTCTCGTGGTCTTTGCCTCCTGCT TGATGGCTCCTGCCCACAGCAGCTTCTGGCAGTTTCAGAGGATGGTCAAACACGTCACAGGGCGGAGCGCCTTCTTCTCGTATTATGGATATGGCTGCTACTGTGGTCTTGGGGGCAAAGGGACCCCCATGGATGACACTGACAG ATGCTGCCTGGCACATGATTGCTGCTACGGGAAGCTGAAGCAGCTCGGCTGCCAGCCTGTGCTGAACGGCTACCAGTTCCACATCGCCAACGGGACCGTGGCCT GCAAGTGTGCCCTGGGTCCCAGCGTCAGCTGCCTCTGTGGGCTACGGGCATGTGAGTGTGACAAGCAATCTGCGTACTGCTTCAGAGCGAGCCTGCCCACCTACGAGAAAAACTTCAAGCAGCTCTTCTCCAGCCGGCCCCGCTGCGGCAGGAGGAAGCTCCAGTGCTAG